A single genomic interval of Meleagris gallopavo isolate NT-WF06-2002-E0010 breed Aviagen turkey brand Nicholas breeding stock chromosome 6, Turkey_5.1, whole genome shotgun sequence harbors:
- the HEPACAM2 gene encoding HEPACAM family member 2 isoform X3 yields MLSWSPLASLFCDLKYHVYFLLVGICSALKLTVPSHTIHGIEGQPLQLTVDYNFNTTACEIQIIWLFEKPQSNPKYLLGSVNQTVVPDLEYQHKFTLIPPNASLMINPLRISDEGNYIVKVNVRGNGTVAASKKIHVAVDVPVTRPVVHTEPSSGVVEYVGNITLKCTVGKGTRVVYQWMKNGKPLHAGPNYTFSSNNATLLIVPVAKEDIGNYSCLVSNPVSAMESERIAPTIYYGPYGLRVKSDKGLKVGAVFTVSVGEAVLFDCSADSNPPNTYSWIQRADNTTHVIQYGPHLEVVSDTVAQKTRDYVCRAFNNMTGKRDETHFTVIITSAGLEKLAQKGKSLSSLAIITGISLFLILVMSFLFIWKRYKPLKVIQRKLQRRPEADYRKAQTFSGHESALDDFGIYEFVAIPDHGSGSRVSSQPVCSSDIAPGQDILSTVYEVIQHIPNQQQQDHQQ; encoded by the exons ATGCTTTCATGGAGCCCTCTAGCCAGCTTATTTTGTGACTTAAAGTACCACGTATATTTTCTGCTTGTAG GTATTTGTTCTGCCTTGAAGCTGACAGTACCATCTCATACTATCCATGGTATCGAGGGGCAACCACTCCAGCTCACTGTTGACTATAATTTCAACACTACAGCTTGTGAAATCCAGATAATTTGGCTGTTTGAGAAGCCTCAGAGTAATCCAAAATACCTGCTTGGCTCTGTAAACCAAACAGTAGTACCAGACTTGGAATATCAGCACAAGTTTACCCTCATACCACCTAATGCATCTTTGATGATCAATCCGTTACGTATCAGTGATGAGGGCAATTATATTGTAAAAGTCAATGTCCGTGGGAACGGGACAGTAGCTGCCAGCAAAAAAATTCATGTAGCTGTTGATG TACCTGTCACACGGCCAGTTGTGCACACTGAGCCATCTTCAGGGGTAGTGGAGTACGTGGGGAATATTACGTTAAAATGTACCGTGGGAAAAGGCACAAGGGTAGTTTACCAGTGGATGAAAAATGGAAAGCCTCTCCATGCCGGCCCTAATTATACTTTTTCATCAAACAATGCTACACTTCTAATTGTTCCTGTTGCAAAAGAAGACATTGGGAACTACAGCTGTTTGGTGTCCAACCCTGTCAGTGCAATGGAAAGTGAGAGAATTGCACCAACAATATATT ATGGACCCTATGGACTCCGAGTTAAATCAGACAAAGGTCTGAAGGTAGGAGCGGTGTTTACCGTCAGCGTAGGGGAAGCCGTACTGTTCGACTGCTCAGCTGATTCAAACCCACCAAACACTTACTCCTGGATTCAAAGGGCTGACAATACCACTCATGTAATCCAATATGGACCCCACCTGGAAGTTGTGTCTGATACGGTGGCTCAGAAGACGAGAGATTACGTGTGCCGTGCTTTCAACAACATGACTGGAAAACGAGATGAGACTCACTTCACAGTGATCATTACCTCTGCAG GATTGGAAAAATTGGCccagaaaggaaaatctttgTCATCTCTTGCAATAATAACTggaatttcattatttttgataCTAGTTATGAGCTTTCTATTCATATGGAAAAGATATAAGCCACTTAAAG tgatacAACGGAAGCTGCAGAGAAG GCCAGAGGCTGATTACAGAAAGGCACAGACATTTTCAG GACACGAAAGTGCTTTGGATGATTTTGGGATATATGAATTTGTGGCTATTCCTGATCACGGCAGCGGTTCCAGG GTTTCAAGTCAGCCTGTTTGCAGCTCTGACATTGCCCCAGGCCAGGACATACTTAGTACAGTTTATGAAGTCATTCAGCATATTCCcaatcagcagcagcaggaccaTCAACAGTAA
- the HEPACAM2 gene encoding HEPACAM family member 2 isoform X1, whose product MLSWSPLASLFCDLKYHVYFLLVGICSALKLTVPSHTIHGIEGQPLQLTVDYNFNTTACEIQIIWLFEKPQSNPKYLLGSVNQTVVPDLEYQHKFTLIPPNASLMINPLRISDEGNYIVKVNVRGNGTVAASKKIHVAVDVPVTRPVVHTEPSSGVVEYVGNITLKCTVGKGTRVVYQWMKNGKPLHAGPNYTFSSNNATLLIVPVAKEDIGNYSCLVSNPVSAMESERIAPTIYYGPYGLRVKSDKGLKVGAVFTVSVGEAVLFDCSADSNPPNTYSWIQRADNTTHVIQYGPHLEVVSDTVAQKTRDYVCRAFNNMTGKRDETHFTVIITSAGLEKLAQKGKSLSSLAIITGISLFLILVMSFLFIWKRYKPLKVIQRKLQRRPEADYRKAQTFSGHESALDDFGIYEFVAIPDHGSGSRVSSQPVCSSDIAPGQDILSTVYEVIQHIPNQQQQDHQQFAPSLPRIKVERGDMFVRKLPSSISGRDSHRKLRGSSIFSDCIKCTPAHILN is encoded by the exons ATGCTTTCATGGAGCCCTCTAGCCAGCTTATTTTGTGACTTAAAGTACCACGTATATTTTCTGCTTGTAG GTATTTGTTCTGCCTTGAAGCTGACAGTACCATCTCATACTATCCATGGTATCGAGGGGCAACCACTCCAGCTCACTGTTGACTATAATTTCAACACTACAGCTTGTGAAATCCAGATAATTTGGCTGTTTGAGAAGCCTCAGAGTAATCCAAAATACCTGCTTGGCTCTGTAAACCAAACAGTAGTACCAGACTTGGAATATCAGCACAAGTTTACCCTCATACCACCTAATGCATCTTTGATGATCAATCCGTTACGTATCAGTGATGAGGGCAATTATATTGTAAAAGTCAATGTCCGTGGGAACGGGACAGTAGCTGCCAGCAAAAAAATTCATGTAGCTGTTGATG TACCTGTCACACGGCCAGTTGTGCACACTGAGCCATCTTCAGGGGTAGTGGAGTACGTGGGGAATATTACGTTAAAATGTACCGTGGGAAAAGGCACAAGGGTAGTTTACCAGTGGATGAAAAATGGAAAGCCTCTCCATGCCGGCCCTAATTATACTTTTTCATCAAACAATGCTACACTTCTAATTGTTCCTGTTGCAAAAGAAGACATTGGGAACTACAGCTGTTTGGTGTCCAACCCTGTCAGTGCAATGGAAAGTGAGAGAATTGCACCAACAATATATT ATGGACCCTATGGACTCCGAGTTAAATCAGACAAAGGTCTGAAGGTAGGAGCGGTGTTTACCGTCAGCGTAGGGGAAGCCGTACTGTTCGACTGCTCAGCTGATTCAAACCCACCAAACACTTACTCCTGGATTCAAAGGGCTGACAATACCACTCATGTAATCCAATATGGACCCCACCTGGAAGTTGTGTCTGATACGGTGGCTCAGAAGACGAGAGATTACGTGTGCCGTGCTTTCAACAACATGACTGGAAAACGAGATGAGACTCACTTCACAGTGATCATTACCTCTGCAG GATTGGAAAAATTGGCccagaaaggaaaatctttgTCATCTCTTGCAATAATAACTggaatttcattatttttgataCTAGTTATGAGCTTTCTATTCATATGGAAAAGATATAAGCCACTTAAAG tgatacAACGGAAGCTGCAGAGAAG GCCAGAGGCTGATTACAGAAAGGCACAGACATTTTCAG GACACGAAAGTGCTTTGGATGATTTTGGGATATATGAATTTGTGGCTATTCCTGATCACGGCAGCGGTTCCAGG GTTTCAAGTCAGCCTGTTTGCAGCTCTGACATTGCCCCAGGCCAGGACATACTTAGTACAGTTTATGAAGTCATTCAGCATATTCCcaatcagcagcagcaggaccaTCAACA GTTTGCCCCATCTCTCCCAAGAATT
- the HEPACAM2 gene encoding HEPACAM family member 2 isoform X2 — protein sequence MLSWSPLASLFCDLKYHVYFLLVGICSALKLTVPSHTIHGIEGQPLQLTVDYNFNTTACEIQIIWLFEKPQSNPKYLLGSVNQTVVPDLEYQHKFTLIPPNASLMINPLRISDEGNYIVKVNVRGNGTVAASKKIHVAVDVPVTRPVVHTEPSSGVVEYVGNITLKCTVGKGTRVVYQWMKNGKPLHAGPNYTFSSNNATLLIVPVAKEDIGNYSCLVSNPVSAMESERIAPTIYYGPYGLRVKSDKGLKVGAVFTVSVGEAVLFDCSADSNPPNTYSWIQRADNTTHVIQYGPHLEVVSDTVAQKTRDYVCRAFNNMTGKRDETHFTVIITSAGLEKLAQKGKSLSSLAIITGISLFLILVMSFLFIWKRYKPLKVIQRKLQRRPEADYRKAQTFSGHESALDDFGIYEFVAIPDHGSGSRVSSQPVCSSDIAPGQDILSTVYEVIQHIPNQQQQDHQQCI from the exons ATGCTTTCATGGAGCCCTCTAGCCAGCTTATTTTGTGACTTAAAGTACCACGTATATTTTCTGCTTGTAG GTATTTGTTCTGCCTTGAAGCTGACAGTACCATCTCATACTATCCATGGTATCGAGGGGCAACCACTCCAGCTCACTGTTGACTATAATTTCAACACTACAGCTTGTGAAATCCAGATAATTTGGCTGTTTGAGAAGCCTCAGAGTAATCCAAAATACCTGCTTGGCTCTGTAAACCAAACAGTAGTACCAGACTTGGAATATCAGCACAAGTTTACCCTCATACCACCTAATGCATCTTTGATGATCAATCCGTTACGTATCAGTGATGAGGGCAATTATATTGTAAAAGTCAATGTCCGTGGGAACGGGACAGTAGCTGCCAGCAAAAAAATTCATGTAGCTGTTGATG TACCTGTCACACGGCCAGTTGTGCACACTGAGCCATCTTCAGGGGTAGTGGAGTACGTGGGGAATATTACGTTAAAATGTACCGTGGGAAAAGGCACAAGGGTAGTTTACCAGTGGATGAAAAATGGAAAGCCTCTCCATGCCGGCCCTAATTATACTTTTTCATCAAACAATGCTACACTTCTAATTGTTCCTGTTGCAAAAGAAGACATTGGGAACTACAGCTGTTTGGTGTCCAACCCTGTCAGTGCAATGGAAAGTGAGAGAATTGCACCAACAATATATT ATGGACCCTATGGACTCCGAGTTAAATCAGACAAAGGTCTGAAGGTAGGAGCGGTGTTTACCGTCAGCGTAGGGGAAGCCGTACTGTTCGACTGCTCAGCTGATTCAAACCCACCAAACACTTACTCCTGGATTCAAAGGGCTGACAATACCACTCATGTAATCCAATATGGACCCCACCTGGAAGTTGTGTCTGATACGGTGGCTCAGAAGACGAGAGATTACGTGTGCCGTGCTTTCAACAACATGACTGGAAAACGAGATGAGACTCACTTCACAGTGATCATTACCTCTGCAG GATTGGAAAAATTGGCccagaaaggaaaatctttgTCATCTCTTGCAATAATAACTggaatttcattatttttgataCTAGTTATGAGCTTTCTATTCATATGGAAAAGATATAAGCCACTTAAAG tgatacAACGGAAGCTGCAGAGAAG GCCAGAGGCTGATTACAGAAAGGCACAGACATTTTCAG GACACGAAAGTGCTTTGGATGATTTTGGGATATATGAATTTGTGGCTATTCCTGATCACGGCAGCGGTTCCAGG GTTTCAAGTCAGCCTGTTTGCAGCTCTGACATTGCCCCAGGCCAGGACATACTTAGTACAGTTTATGAAGTCATTCAGCATATTCCcaatcagcagcagcaggaccaTCAACA